The DNA window GAAAGCTGGGGGCTCGGCTACGAGGCGCTCGCCGCGCTGAACCCCGGCCTCGTGCTGACGCGCGTCTCGGTCTACGGGCAGACCGGCCCTTACCGCGACCGGCCCGGCCTCGACCGGAACGGCATCGCGGCGGGAGGGCTGCTCTACATCACCGGCTATCCCGACCAGCCGCCGGTGCGGCCCGGCGTGGTCATCGCCGATTACCTGACCGGCGTCTTCAACGCGCTCGCGATCGTCGCGGCGCTGTGGGAGCGCGACCGGCGCGCGCGCGAGACCGGCGGCCCCGCGCCCGGCCAGTGGGTGGACCTCTCGCTCTACGAGTCGGTGCTGCGCGTCATGGAGCACACGCTCGCGGCCTACGACCGCCTGGGTCTCGTGCGCGAGCGCGAGGGCAACCGGCTCGCCAACTCCGCGCCGCTCGACAACTGGCAGACGCGCGACGGGAAGTTCGTCTGCATCGTCGCCGCCGGCGATGGCCTCTTCCCGCGCCTGGCGCGCGCCATGGGGCGCGAGGACCTCCTCGCCGATCCGCGCTTCGCCTCGCTCGCGCTCCGCGCCGAGCACGGCGAGGCGATCAACGCGATCGTCGCCCACTGGTGCCGCCGGCGCACGGCGCGCGAGCTCGCGGCGATCCTCGAGCGACACGAGGTGCCCTTCGGGGTCGCTTACTCGGCGGCCGACATCTTCGCCGACCCGCACATCGCGGCCCGCGGGGACATCGTCGCCGTGGACGACCCGGTCGTCGGTCCCGTGCGCATGCAGGGGGTCTACCCGCGCTTCTCGCGCACGCCGGGCGCGATCCGGCGCGGTGCGCCGCGTCTGGGCGAGCACAACGACGAGGTCTACCGGCAGCTCCTCGGCCTCTCCGCCGAGGAGCTCGCCGCGCTCGAGCGCGAGGGAGTGATCTGACGCGTCGGGTCGGAGCATCAGACCCCCGGTGGCAGCGCCGGCTCCGCGGCCGTCGGCCAGTTGTATTGACGCCACCATACGGGCTGTGTATGGCGCGACCGATGCCGGGCCCCGGGCGAGCGCGCTCGAAGTGGGCGGCGCGCACGGCCGCGCTTGCGTCGCTCGCGGTGTCGTTCGGGATCGTCCCGCGGCCCGCGCCAGCGGCCCTCATCCGCGACAACCTCTACGACGTCAGGGCGCTCGACGCGCGCGAGGCATGGGCCGTCGGCAACTTCGGAGCCATCTACCACACCGCCGACGGCGGCCAGACGTGGCAGAAGCGCGAGAGTGGAACGAAGAGCCCTCTCTTCGGCGTCGACTTCGCGGGCCCGGAGGACGGCTGGGCGGTCGGCAAGTCGGCCCTCATCCTCCACACGGCGGACGGGGGCGCGACGTGGACGCGTCAGGCGAACCCGATCTCCTCGCAGAAGCCCCTCTTCAAGGTGAAGGCCCTCGACGCGCGGACCGCGTGGACGGTGGGCGACTGGGGCGCGGTGGCGGTCACCCACGACGGCGGCGCGACCTGGGAGGACCGCTCGCTGGCGGACGACGTCGTGCTCTACGACATCTCGTTCCCGGACGCCCGGCACGGATTCGTGGCCGGCGAGTACGGGACGCTCCTCGTCACCGACGACGGCGGTACCACGTGGACGAAGCGGCCGGTGGGCACCGAGAAGACGCTCTTCGGGGTGAGCTTCTCGAGCCCCACCCAGGGCTGGGTGGTCGGCATCGACGGGCTCGTCCTGCGTACGCGGGACGGCGGGGCCACCTGGGACGTGCAGCGCGGTTCGGTGGAAGCGGGGTCGATCGAGGAGCTCGGGTTCCTCGAAGCGCTCAAGAACCCGGGCCTCTACGCCGTGCAGGTCGCCGGCCGCTACGGG is part of the Deltaproteobacteria bacterium genome and encodes:
- a CDS encoding CoA transferase; protein product: MNVPTGPLAGIRLLDLGTRVAAPFAATLLADLGAEVIKVELPGQGDFLRSIGPFVDGYSLFWAVENRGKKSITCDLRKPAGQALLKRLVPLVDVVVENFQPGTLESWGLGYEALAALNPGLVLTRVSVYGQTGPYRDRPGLDRNGIAAGGLLYITGYPDQPPVRPGVVIADYLTGVFNALAIVAALWERDRRARETGGPAPGQWVDLSLYESVLRVMEHTLAAYDRLGLVREREGNRLANSAPLDNWQTRDGKFVCIVAAGDGLFPRLARAMGREDLLADPRFASLALRAEHGEAINAIVAHWCRRRTARELAAILERHEVPFGVAYSAADIFADPHIAARGDIVAVDDPVVGPVRMQGVYPRFSRTPGAIRRGAPRLGEHNDEVYRQLLGLSAEELAALEREGVI